The following are encoded together in the Aerococcus mictus genome:
- a CDS encoding zonular occludens toxin domain-containing protein, which yields MGVTTVTSTNGAFIFDPFLSTATRKSFNGFVLGKMGYGKSTVLKMIEEGLVAKNCFIRGFDKARDFHKLIKSQKGMIIDLAGDNGEIINPLEIFATATDLTGQKVNEFGSFMHHIAKVTNIMRFMYPSLTDMQITEFRTYLREFYIQWGLLRPDYNSNQSQVKVTGLDPKAYPIFSDFLAFLNSYSLSGNVTSGKRATLETLKTYVQEIVSQYGPLFNGHTTISDLAQESVLFFDIDNLSNLDREVFQAQLFQALTIIWSHGLINGRKMKAKLESKQITLDEYRNFMVFIDEAHNVINAQNLGAVQYVTNFMREMRKFGAGVIFATQTPAEVLPESSSNEAIDEVKKVFELCQYKILLNLDNSMVSRMKSVLGDTITETDFAKLPRLKQGEAVVQLSSTENYNVSFIPTADQLDRFAGGQ from the coding sequence TTGGGGGTCACTACAGTCACCTCGACTAATGGGGCCTTTATTTTTGACCCATTCCTATCAACCGCCACACGTAAATCATTCAATGGCTTTGTCTTAGGAAAGATGGGTTATGGTAAATCAACCGTTTTAAAGATGATCGAAGAAGGACTTGTTGCTAAAAACTGCTTTATTCGTGGTTTTGATAAAGCACGTGACTTTCATAAGCTCATAAAGTCTCAAAAAGGGATGATTATTGACTTAGCAGGAGATAATGGTGAAATTATTAATCCTTTAGAGATCTTTGCGACGGCTACTGATTTAACTGGTCAAAAAGTCAATGAATTCGGGTCGTTTATGCACCATATCGCTAAAGTAACTAACATTATGCGGTTTATGTATCCATCTTTAACTGATATGCAAATTACTGAATTCCGTACTTATTTAAGAGAATTTTATATTCAATGGGGATTATTAAGACCTGACTATAACTCAAACCAATCACAAGTTAAGGTGACAGGATTAGATCCAAAAGCCTATCCGATCTTCTCTGATTTCTTAGCCTTTCTAAACAGCTATTCCTTATCAGGTAATGTGACTAGTGGAAAAAGAGCAACGCTCGAAACATTAAAGACCTATGTTCAAGAAATCGTATCGCAATATGGCCCACTATTTAATGGGCATACTACGATTTCTGACTTAGCGCAAGAAAGTGTCTTGTTCTTTGATATTGACAACTTGTCTAACTTGGATAGAGAAGTTTTCCAAGCACAACTTTTCCAGGCCTTAACGATTATCTGGTCTCACGGTTTGATTAATGGACGTAAGATGAAGGCGAAGCTCGAGTCCAAACAGATTACTCTCGATGAATACCGTAATTTTATGGTGTTTATTGATGAAGCCCATAATGTCATTAATGCGCAAAACTTAGGCGCTGTACAATACGTGACTAACTTCATGCGTGAAATGCGTAAATTTGGTGCAGGGGTAATTTTTGCTACCCAAACACCAGCCGAAGTGTTACCAGAATCATCATCTAACGAAGCTATTGACGAAGTGAAGAAAGTTTTCGAGCTTTGTCAGTATAAAATTCTATTGAATCTCGATAACAGTATGGTAAGTCGGATGAAATCCGTTTTAGGAGATACGATAACAGAAACAGACTTTGCAAAATTACCTCGATTAAAACAAGGAGAAGCCGTGGTTCAGCTCTCCTCAACAGAAAATTATAATGTGTCCTTTATTCCTACTGCTGATCAATTGGATCGCTTTGCAGGAGGGCAATAA
- a CDS encoding IS3 family transposase (programmed frameshift): MSKYSLEFKLNLVGDYIAKKGSYRTLANKAGIDPSILRRWVNNYYEFGVDGLKKRRTQQVYTVEFKLNAIELYESTEMSYRELANSLNMNNPSLIANWRRAYHERGLDGLSARKGRPPKVSKKKSQINQIKDSSETNQLSEAKIKELEQRITDLEIENKFLKGLRRRVAQKSQARKEEIVTEITRLHDEKYALKDILSVLKFPKSTYFYWKNKDEEIDKDADLKEEMKDIRETHKDYGYRRMRAELLSRGYKVSKNKVQRLMKIMGIQVTSYTRKTRKYNSYKGTIGEIAPNRINRRFDSTIPYQKITTDTTEFKYYYADDSGNYQTGKLYLDPYMDLFNREIISFKITHQPNGQSMLEGLQAAIEASKLCPYRRTFHSDQGWAYQMKSYTRLLKDHRIFQSMSRKGNCLDNSPMENFFSLLKQEVYYGRTYHSFEELAQAIEDFIIYYNGERIKEKLDFRSPIEFRLHHASFAA, encoded by the exons ATGTCTAAATATTCATTAGAATTTAAACTGAATTTAGTAGGAGACTATATTGCGAAAAAAGGAAGTTATCGAACCTTAGCTAATAAAGCAGGAATAGATCCTTCTATTTTACGAAGGTGGGTTAATAACTATTATGAATTTGGTGTAGATGGTTTAAAGAAAAGGCGGACTCAACAGGTTTATACTGTTGAATTCAAATTAAATGCGATAGAATTGTATGAAAGTACGGAAATGAGTTATCGCGAATTGGCCAATTCATTAAACATGAATAATCCAAGTCTAATCGCTAATTGGCGAAGAGCTTATCATGAAAGAGGACTTGATGGCCTTTCCGCGAGGAAAGGAAGGCCACCTAAAGTGTCTAAAAAGAAATCACAAATCAATCAAATAAAGGATAGCAGCGAAACCAATCAGTTAAGTGAAGCAAAAATAAAGGAACTTGAACAACGGATTACGGATTTAGAAATTGAGAACAAATTTTTAAAAGGATTGAGGAGACGTGTGGCTCAAA AGAGTCAAGCGAGAAAAGAAGAAATAGTGACCGAAATCACACGTCTCCATGATGAAAAATATGCTTTAAAAGATATTCTTAGCGTTTTAAAGTTTCCTAAATCGACCTACTTTTATTGGAAAAATAAAGATGAGGAAATTGATAAGGATGCCGATTTAAAAGAGGAAATGAAAGACATCAGAGAAACCCATAAGGATTATGGTTATCGAAGAATGCGAGCTGAACTGCTTTCCCGTGGTTATAAGGTCAGTAAAAACAAAGTTCAACGCCTAATGAAAATTATGGGGATACAGGTCACTAGCTATACTAGAAAGACAAGAAAATATAATTCCTACAAAGGAACGATTGGAGAGATAGCGCCAAATCGTATCAACCGGCGGTTTGATTCGACCATTCCTTATCAAAAAATAACAACAGACACAACAGAATTTAAATACTACTATGCCGATGATTCTGGGAATTATCAAACTGGAAAACTCTATTTAGATCCTTACATGGATCTATTTAATCGAGAAATTATTTCTTTTAAGATAACACATCAGCCTAATGGACAAAGCATGTTGGAGGGGCTACAAGCTGCCATTGAAGCAAGTAAATTATGTCCATACAGAAGAACCTTTCATTCTGATCAGGGCTGGGCCTATCAAATGAAAAGTTACACCCGGCTCTTGAAGGATCACCGAATTTTTCAAAGTATGTCTCGTAAAGGAAATTGCTTAGATAATTCGCCAATGGAGAATTTCTTTAGTCTACTAAAACAAGAAGTCTACTATGGTCGGACTTATCATTCCTTTGAAGAATTAGCACAAGCGATTGAAGATTTTATAATCTATTACAATGGTGAAAGAATCAAAGAAAAATTAGATTTTAGGAGTCCTATAGAATTTCGTCTTCATCACGCTTCTTTCGCCGCTTAA